One window from the genome of Pandoraea fibrosis encodes:
- a CDS encoding dihydroneopterin aldolase → MHSALSHPRLMDCRRMFLRDYEVFINIGVHDHEKRGEQRVLINVQLFVPLAESTPVADKLDEVVDYDFMRETIAKRVGQGHIHLQETLCDDVASALLAHPRVRAVGVSTEKPDVYPDCHSVGIEVFKMKDA, encoded by the coding sequence ATGCATAGCGCTCTTTCCCACCCTCGCCTGATGGACTGCCGTCGCATGTTCCTGCGCGACTACGAAGTGTTCATCAACATCGGCGTGCACGATCACGAGAAGCGGGGCGAACAGCGCGTGCTGATCAACGTGCAACTCTTCGTGCCGCTGGCCGAGAGCACGCCCGTGGCCGACAAGCTCGACGAGGTCGTCGACTACGACTTCATGCGCGAGACGATCGCGAAGCGCGTGGGACAAGGCCACATTCATTTGCAGGAAACCCTGTGCGACGACGTGGCGAGTGCGCTGCTGGCGCATCCGCGCGTGCGTGCCGTGGGCGTGTCGACCGAGAAGCCCGACGTTTATCCCGATTGCCACTCGGTCGGCATCGAAGTGTTCAAGATGAAGGATGCCTGA
- the ttcA gene encoding tRNA 2-thiocytidine(32) synthetase TtcA, translating into MAATGNVAVDSVKKAQKLAFENNKLEKRLFRLTGQAIGDYNMIEQGDRVMVCMSGGKDSYAMLDILLKLRERAPIDFSIVAVNLDQKQPGFPEHVLPDYFRSIGVDFHIENQDTYSIVKRVVPEGKTTCSLCSRLRRGILYRVAGELGATKVALGHHRDDIIETVFLNLFYGGKLKGMPPKLQSDDGKNVVIRPLAYVRESDLERYAEYKQFPIIPCTLCGSQPNLKRAEMKALIRQWEKQHPGRIKSIFSALSNVIPSHLMDTNLHDFKNLRATGQPDPLGDIAFDEAPCGDENDAGIIRITQFDD; encoded by the coding sequence ATGGCGGCGACCGGCAACGTCGCCGTCGATAGCGTGAAGAAAGCCCAGAAGCTCGCGTTCGAGAACAACAAGCTCGAGAAGCGGCTGTTCCGTCTGACGGGGCAGGCCATCGGCGACTACAACATGATCGAGCAAGGCGATCGTGTGATGGTGTGCATGTCCGGCGGCAAGGACAGTTACGCCATGCTCGACATCCTGCTCAAGCTGCGCGAGCGTGCGCCGATCGACTTCTCGATCGTCGCTGTGAATCTCGATCAGAAGCAGCCGGGGTTCCCGGAGCATGTGCTGCCCGATTACTTCCGTTCCATCGGTGTGGATTTCCACATCGAGAATCAGGACACGTATTCCATCGTCAAGCGCGTGGTGCCCGAGGGCAAGACGACCTGCTCGCTGTGCTCGCGGCTGCGTCGCGGCATTCTCTATCGCGTGGCAGGCGAACTGGGGGCGACCAAGGTCGCGCTCGGCCACCATCGAGACGACATCATCGAGACCGTCTTCCTGAACCTGTTCTACGGAGGCAAGCTCAAGGGCATGCCGCCGAAGTTGCAGTCGGACGACGGCAAGAATGTGGTGATCCGCCCGCTCGCGTATGTGCGTGAGTCGGATCTGGAGCGCTACGCCGAGTACAAGCAATTCCCGATCATTCCGTGCACGCTGTGCGGCAGCCAGCCGAACCTGAAGCGCGCCGAGATGAAGGCGCTGATCCGCCAGTGGGAGAAGCAGCACCCGGGGCGCATCAAGTCGATTTTCAGCGCGCTCTCGAACGTGATCCCGTCGCACCTGATGGATACGAATCTTCACGACTTCAAGAATTTGCGTGCGACGGGGCAGCCCGATCCGCTTGGCGATATTGCGTTCGACGAGGCGCCCTGTGGCGACGAGAACGACGCGGGCATCATCCGCATCACGCAATTCGACGACTGA
- the glmU gene encoding bifunctional UDP-N-acetylglucosamine diphosphorylase/glucosamine-1-phosphate N-acetyltransferase GlmU: protein MNIVILAAGMGKRMRSKLPKVLQPLAGRPLLSHVIATARKLAPGQLIVVIGHGGDAVREAVAGDGVRFAEQAQQLGTGHAVQQAASLLDESVPTLVLYGDVPLTRTETLQTLIDAAGNDKLGVLTVDLENPTGYGRIVRDAAGNVQRIVEQKDANEAELAIREINTGIVMAPTRALKGWLSGLKNQNAQGEYYLTDVIACAVADGVPVVTTQSAFAWETDGVNDKAQLAELERAYQRNAARTLLAAGVTLIDPARFDLRGEIACGTDVSIDVNCVFEGKVTIGDGAAIGPNCVIRNSTIGAGTRIEAFSHLDGAVVGADAHVGPYARLRPGADLADEVHIGNFVEVKNASLAKGSKANHLAYVGDSTVGARVNIGAGTITCNYDGANKHRTVIEDDVFIGSDTQLVAPVTVRRGTTIAAGTTVWKDTPEDALVLNGKTQEAKMGYVRPRKQKQ from the coding sequence ATGAATATTGTGATTCTCGCCGCCGGCATGGGTAAGCGCATGCGCTCGAAACTGCCCAAGGTGCTGCAACCGCTGGCCGGCCGGCCGCTGCTGTCGCATGTCATTGCCACCGCACGCAAGCTCGCGCCGGGCCAACTCATCGTGGTGATCGGGCATGGCGGCGACGCCGTGCGCGAAGCCGTGGCCGGGGATGGCGTTCGTTTCGCCGAGCAGGCACAGCAGTTGGGCACCGGACACGCGGTGCAGCAGGCGGCATCGCTGCTCGACGAGTCGGTACCGACGCTGGTGCTCTATGGCGACGTACCGCTCACGCGCACCGAGACGTTGCAGACGCTGATCGACGCCGCGGGCAACGACAAGCTGGGCGTACTCACCGTCGATCTGGAAAACCCGACGGGGTATGGCCGGATCGTGCGCGATGCCGCTGGCAACGTGCAGCGAATCGTCGAACAGAAGGACGCCAACGAGGCCGAGCTGGCCATCCGCGAGATCAACACGGGCATCGTGATGGCGCCGACGCGCGCGCTCAAGGGCTGGCTGAGCGGTCTGAAGAACCAGAACGCACAGGGCGAGTACTACCTGACCGACGTGATCGCGTGTGCGGTGGCGGATGGCGTGCCGGTCGTCACCACGCAATCGGCCTTCGCGTGGGAGACCGACGGCGTGAACGACAAGGCGCAGCTTGCAGAGCTGGAGCGCGCCTATCAGCGCAACGCGGCGCGCACACTGCTCGCGGCAGGCGTCACCCTGATCGATCCGGCGCGTTTCGACCTGCGTGGTGAGATCGCCTGCGGCACCGACGTTTCCATCGATGTGAATTGCGTCTTCGAAGGCAAGGTGACGATTGGCGACGGTGCGGCCATCGGCCCGAATTGCGTGATTCGCAACAGCACCATCGGCGCCGGCACGCGCATCGAGGCGTTCAGTCATCTGGACGGCGCCGTGGTGGGCGCCGACGCGCATGTCGGGCCGTATGCCCGCTTGCGCCCGGGGGCAGATCTGGCCGACGAGGTCCATATCGGCAACTTCGTGGAAGTGAAGAATGCGTCGCTCGCGAAGGGATCGAAGGCCAACCATCTGGCCTATGTCGGCGACTCGACCGTAGGCGCGCGGGTGAATATCGGCGCGGGCACCATCACCTGCAATTACGACGGCGCGAACAAGCATCGCACGGTGATCGAGGACGATGTCTTCATTGGCTCCGACACGCAACTGGTGGCGCCGGTGACGGTGCGTCGCGGCACGACGATCGCTGCCGGCACGACCGTGTGGAAGGACACGCCGGAAGACGCCCTGGTCCTTAACGGCAAGACGCAGGAAGCGAAGATGGGCTATGTCCGTCCGCGCAAGCAGAAGCAGTAA
- the glmS gene encoding glutamine--fructose-6-phosphate transaminase (isomerizing), translating to MCGIVGAVARRNVVPVLVEGLRRLEYRGYDSCGVAVLKDGVPQRARSVSRVADLDDQLAQTHLSGETGIAHTRWATHGAPVTNNAHPIFSRDEVALVHNGIIENHESLRDELRGLGYEFVSQTDTEVIAHLIHHILTNGAAGDLYHAVRLATRRLHGAYAIAVFRKQEPHRVIGARAGSPLVVGVGEGENFLASDALALAGTTDQFIYLEEGDVVELTLDGVTIMDRNHVAVEREIRTVQAYSGAVELGPYRHYMQKEIFEQPRAIGDTMEGVEGISPTLFGENAEAVLSSVDSILILACGTSYYSGMTAKYWLESLAQIPTQVEVASEYRYRDSVPNPKTLVVTISQSGETADTMAALQHAQSLGMTNTLAICNVGTSAMVRQTALHYLTRAGTEIGVASTKAFTTQLTALFLLTLTLAKLRGRLTAAQEADYLTQLRHLPAALHSVLALEPQIIAWAEEFARRENALFLGRGLHYPIALEGALKLKEISYIHAEAYPAGELKHGPLALVTDQMPVVTVAPRDALVEKLKSNMQEVRARGGQLYVFADADTQIANAEGIHVIRMPEHYGQLSPILHVVPLQLLAYHTACARGTDVDKPRNLAKSVTVE from the coding sequence ATGTGCGGCATTGTCGGCGCGGTAGCGCGACGTAATGTAGTCCCCGTGTTGGTCGAAGGTTTGCGCCGCCTGGAGTACCGCGGCTACGACTCGTGCGGCGTTGCGGTGTTGAAGGACGGCGTACCTCAACGCGCCCGCAGCGTGTCGCGCGTAGCGGATCTGGACGATCAGCTCGCACAAACGCACCTCAGCGGCGAGACGGGCATTGCACACACCCGCTGGGCGACGCACGGCGCACCGGTCACGAACAACGCGCATCCGATCTTCTCGCGCGACGAAGTGGCGCTGGTTCATAACGGCATCATCGAGAACCACGAAAGCCTGCGTGACGAGCTTCGCGGGCTGGGTTACGAGTTCGTGTCGCAGACCGACACCGAAGTCATCGCGCATCTGATTCATCACATTCTGACGAACGGCGCGGCCGGCGATCTGTATCACGCCGTGCGTCTAGCGACGCGCCGTCTGCACGGTGCTTACGCCATCGCCGTGTTCCGCAAGCAGGAGCCGCATCGGGTGATTGGTGCTCGCGCGGGTTCGCCGCTGGTCGTGGGGGTGGGTGAGGGCGAAAACTTCCTCGCTTCCGACGCGCTGGCACTCGCGGGCACGACCGATCAGTTCATCTATCTGGAAGAGGGCGACGTGGTCGAACTCACTTTGGATGGCGTGACGATCATGGACCGCAATCACGTGGCGGTCGAGCGCGAGATTCGCACGGTACAGGCGTATTCGGGGGCGGTGGAACTTGGCCCGTATCGTCATTACATGCAGAAGGAAATCTTCGAGCAGCCGCGCGCCATCGGCGACACGATGGAGGGTGTGGAAGGTATTTCGCCGACGCTCTTCGGCGAGAACGCAGAGGCGGTGCTGAGCAGCGTTGATTCGATTTTGATTCTGGCGTGCGGCACCAGCTACTACTCGGGCATGACGGCCAAGTATTGGCTGGAATCGCTGGCGCAGATTCCGACTCAAGTGGAAGTGGCGAGCGAGTATCGCTATCGCGACAGCGTGCCGAATCCGAAGACGCTGGTGGTGACGATTTCGCAGTCGGGTGAGACGGCCGACACGATGGCCGCACTCCAACATGCGCAATCGCTGGGCATGACGAACACGCTCGCGATCTGCAACGTGGGCACCAGCGCGATGGTGCGTCAGACGGCGCTGCATTACCTGACGCGTGCCGGAACGGAGATCGGTGTGGCGTCGACCAAGGCGTTCACGACACAGTTGACCGCGCTGTTCCTCCTGACGCTGACCCTCGCAAAACTGCGCGGCCGTCTGACGGCGGCACAGGAAGCCGATTACCTGACGCAGCTGCGCCATCTTCCGGCGGCGCTGCACAGCGTGCTGGCGCTCGAGCCGCAGATCATTGCGTGGGCAGAGGAATTTGCCCGTCGCGAGAATGCGCTGTTCCTCGGGCGCGGTCTGCATTATCCGATCGCACTCGAAGGCGCGCTCAAGCTCAAGGAAATTTCGTACATCCACGCCGAGGCGTATCCGGCGGGCGAACTGAAGCACGGCCCGCTTGCGCTGGTGACGGACCAGATGCCGGTGGTCACAGTCGCACCGCGCGATGCGCTGGTCGAGAAGCTGAAGTCGAACATGCAGGAAGTGCGCGCGCGCGGCGGCCAGTTGTACGTATTCGCCGACGCCGATACGCAGATCGCGAACGCCGAGGGCATCCACGTGATTCGCATGCCGGAGCACTATGGCCAACTCTCGCCGATTCTGCACGTCGTGCCGCTGCAACTGCTGGCGTATCACACGGCCTGCGCACGCGGCACCGACGTCGACAAGCCCCGTAACCTCGCCAAATCGGTGACAGTGGAGTAA
- the ndhC gene encoding NADH-quinone oxidoreductase subunit A, whose translation MQLSEYFPVLLFLVVALLIGGGLLVVAKPIRPHRPDFAKNSPYECGFNAFDDARKQFDVRYYRVAIFFIVFDIELAFTIPWAVAIRDVSWPGFFAMMFFLFILAVGFAYEWGKKALEWE comes from the coding sequence GTGCAACTCTCCGAATACTTCCCCGTCCTGCTGTTTCTGGTGGTCGCCCTGCTTATCGGCGGAGGGCTGCTGGTGGTCGCCAAGCCGATTCGGCCTCACCGTCCGGACTTCGCGAAGAACTCCCCCTACGAATGCGGGTTCAATGCCTTTGACGATGCCCGCAAGCAGTTCGACGTGCGCTACTACCGCGTCGCGATCTTCTTCATCGTGTTCGATATCGAACTGGCCTTCACGATTCCGTGGGCAGTGGCGATACGGGACGTAAGCTGGCCCGGCTTTTTCGCCATGATGTTCTTCCTGTTCATTCTCGCGGTGGGCTTCGCCTACGAGTGGGGCAAGAAGGCCCTGGAGTGGGAATAA
- a CDS encoding porin yields the protein MKKTQLAAALGGVIAVVAAGAAHAQSNVTLYGILDGGIAYVSNVGGSKNFTTADGLQSGNRWGLKGSEDLGGGLSAVFNLENGFNISNGALGQGSREFGRQAFVGLSSKTLGSVTIGRQYDSVVDFVSGLTSAKQFATKLGAHVGDVDNLYNSFRINNSVKYTSANYGGFSFGGLYGFSNQASNGTAGTGFANNRAFSVGAGYANGPIKFGIGYLDVSSPNSTNTGGSVAGDYSGDFYSAKIGATTFGVDKQRVFATGGSYKFGPATVGLVYSNTQLKYVSGTGARVSNYEVNGTYNLSPSLLLGLSYTYTDASTRSTTLADLKPKYHQVNAAVDYLLSRRTDVYLVGIYQKAAGDATAASINGAGGASSTKTQAAVISGLRHKF from the coding sequence ATGAAAAAGACGCAATTGGCTGCCGCACTCGGTGGCGTTATCGCGGTGGTGGCCGCCGGTGCCGCGCACGCGCAGAGCAACGTTACGCTGTACGGCATTCTCGATGGCGGTATCGCTTACGTGAGCAACGTTGGCGGCAGCAAGAACTTCACCACGGCTGACGGTCTGCAGTCGGGTAACCGTTGGGGCCTGAAGGGCTCGGAAGATCTGGGCGGCGGTCTGTCGGCCGTCTTCAACCTGGAAAACGGCTTCAACATTTCGAACGGCGCGCTCGGTCAGGGCAGCCGTGAATTCGGTCGACAAGCGTTCGTCGGTCTGTCGAGCAAGACCCTGGGTAGCGTGACCATCGGCCGTCAGTACGACTCCGTGGTCGACTTCGTGAGCGGCCTGACGTCGGCCAAGCAATTCGCCACGAAGCTGGGCGCCCACGTCGGCGATGTGGACAACCTGTACAACTCGTTCCGCATCAACAACTCGGTCAAGTACACCAGCGCCAACTACGGCGGCTTCTCGTTCGGCGGCCTGTATGGCTTCTCGAACCAGGCCAGCAACGGCACGGCCGGCACGGGCTTCGCCAACAACCGCGCGTTCAGCGTGGGGGCTGGCTACGCCAACGGCCCGATCAAGTTCGGTATCGGCTACCTCGACGTCAGTTCGCCGAACAGCACCAACACCGGCGGCTCGGTGGCTGGCGATTACAGCGGCGACTTCTACTCGGCGAAGATCGGTGCCACGACCTTCGGCGTCGACAAGCAACGCGTGTTCGCCACGGGCGGCAGCTACAAGTTCGGCCCGGCAACGGTCGGCCTCGTGTACAGCAACACACAGCTCAAGTACGTGAGCGGCACGGGCGCACGCGTATCGAACTATGAAGTCAACGGCACGTACAACCTGTCGCCGTCGCTGCTGCTCGGCCTGTCGTACACGTACACCGACGCCAGCACGCGCAGCACCACGCTCGCCGACCTGAAGCCGAAGTACCATCAGGTCAACGCCGCCGTCGACTACCTGCTCTCGCGTCGCACCGACGTGTATCTGGTCGGTATCTATCAAAAGGCCGCTGGCGACGCCACCGCAGCGTCGATCAACGGTGCTGGTGGTGCCTCGAGCACGAAGACCCAGGCCGCTGTGATCTCGGGCCTGCGTCACAAGTTCTAA
- a CDS encoding saccharopine dehydrogenase family protein, with the protein MKKIALLGAGHIGQTIARLLHGSGDYRVTVFDRNARAAAVVQDNADAFVELTGSDTGSLQKAVAGHDAVVNALPYTMATSAATAAVAAGCHYFDLTEDVAATHAIQQLAEGASTALMPQCGLAPGFIAIAAHHLAAAFDQVDSVKMRVGALPAFPTNSLKYNLTWSVDGLINEYCQPCEAIRDGVRLTVQPLEDLEHFSLDGVEYEAFNTSGGLGTLCETLSGRVRDLDYKSVRYPGHGALMKVLLNELRLKDDQDTLKTMLKRAVPSTLQDVVLIFVVVSGLRNGVLTQEVFARKIFAERNNGHSASAIQITTASAICAAVDMFFAGQLPQRGFVRQEQIALPDFLANRFGQVYAHSTHIESLS; encoded by the coding sequence ATGAAAAAGATCGCTTTGCTTGGTGCGGGACATATCGGCCAGACCATCGCTCGTCTGTTGCATGGCAGCGGCGACTACCGGGTGACGGTGTTCGACCGCAATGCGCGCGCGGCGGCGGTGGTGCAGGACAATGCCGATGCGTTCGTCGAGTTGACCGGCAGCGACACGGGGTCGTTGCAAAAGGCCGTGGCGGGGCACGATGCCGTCGTCAATGCGCTTCCCTACACGATGGCCACGAGCGCAGCGACAGCCGCCGTGGCGGCCGGGTGTCACTACTTCGATCTGACTGAGGATGTGGCGGCAACGCACGCCATCCAGCAACTTGCCGAAGGGGCGTCCACCGCGCTCATGCCGCAATGTGGTCTGGCGCCGGGCTTCATCGCCATTGCGGCCCATCATCTGGCTGCGGCCTTCGATCAGGTCGACTCGGTGAAGATGCGCGTGGGCGCGCTGCCGGCATTTCCCACCAACTCGTTGAAGTACAACCTGACATGGAGCGTCGACGGACTCATCAACGAGTATTGCCAGCCTTGCGAGGCGATTCGCGACGGTGTCAGGCTCACCGTGCAGCCGCTTGAGGATCTGGAGCACTTCTCGCTGGACGGCGTCGAGTACGAGGCATTCAACACGTCGGGCGGGTTGGGAACGCTATGCGAGACGCTCAGCGGACGCGTGCGCGATCTCGACTACAAGTCGGTGCGCTATCCGGGGCATGGCGCGTTGATGAAGGTTCTGCTCAACGAGTTGCGCCTGAAAGACGATCAGGACACGCTCAAGACGATGCTCAAACGCGCGGTGCCGAGCACCTTGCAGGATGTGGTGCTCATCTTCGTGGTCGTCAGCGGCCTGCGCAACGGGGTGCTCACACAGGAAGTGTTCGCGCGGAAGATCTTTGCGGAGCGCAACAATGGTCACAGCGCCAGCGCGATCCAGATCACCACCGCATCGGCCATCTGTGCCGCTGTCGATATGTTCTTTGCCGGACAGTTACCGCAACGCGGTTTCGTGCGTCAGGAACAGATCGCACTGCCGGATTTTCTGGCGAATCGCTTCGGTCAGGTCTACGCCCATTCGACGCACATCGAATCTCTCTCCTGA
- a CDS encoding catalase, translating into MSHEKDRPDTGSTTGAGAPAASDRNTLSVGADGPLLLHDVHFIEQMAHFNREKVPERQPHAKGAGAFGVFETTEDVSRYTKASLFRKGAKVEMLARFSTVAGEAGSPDTWRDVRGFSLKFYTDEGNYDLVGNNTPIFFVRDPMKFPHFIRSQKRLPDSGLRDNHMQWDFWTNNPESAHQVTYLMGDRGLPRTWRHMNGYGSHTYMWINASGEKFWVKYHFHTQQGMEFFTNAEAATMSGQDADFHRRDLFDAIARGEHPSWILSVQVMPYADAKQYRFNPFDLTKTWSHKDYPLIKVGKMTLNRNPENFFAQIEQAAFSPGNTVPGIGLSPDKMLLGRAFAYNDAQRNRIGTNFHQLPVNRPKVPVQSYMFDGHMTFEHSGNAPTYVPNSGGRPYADQTGPAEDGWASDGDMVRSAYTLHKEDDDFSQPGNLVRNVFDDAARARLVETVSGALLAGVRSPVLERAFDYWKQIDKDVGARIEEAVKRAKK; encoded by the coding sequence ATGAGTCATGAGAAAGATCGTCCGGATACCGGATCGACGACCGGTGCAGGTGCGCCGGCAGCAAGCGACCGAAACACGCTATCGGTCGGGGCGGACGGTCCGCTGCTGCTCCACGACGTTCACTTCATCGAGCAAATGGCGCACTTCAATCGGGAGAAGGTGCCCGAGCGTCAACCTCACGCCAAAGGCGCTGGTGCTTTCGGCGTCTTCGAAACCACTGAGGATGTCAGCCGTTACACCAAGGCCTCGTTGTTCAGGAAGGGCGCCAAGGTAGAGATGCTTGCGCGTTTCTCGACGGTCGCAGGCGAGGCCGGTAGTCCCGACACCTGGCGCGACGTGCGCGGCTTTTCCCTCAAGTTCTATACCGACGAAGGCAACTACGATCTCGTCGGCAACAACACGCCGATTTTCTTCGTGCGCGACCCGATGAAGTTTCCGCACTTCATCCGCAGCCAGAAGCGTCTGCCGGACTCGGGGTTGCGCGACAACCACATGCAATGGGATTTCTGGACGAACAATCCGGAGTCGGCGCATCAGGTGACCTATCTGATGGGCGACCGTGGGTTGCCGCGTACCTGGCGTCATATGAACGGCTATGGTTCGCACACCTACATGTGGATCAATGCGAGCGGCGAGAAATTCTGGGTGAAGTATCACTTCCATACCCAGCAGGGCATGGAGTTTTTCACCAACGCCGAAGCGGCAACGATGTCCGGTCAGGACGCGGACTTCCATCGCCGCGATCTGTTCGATGCCATCGCGCGGGGTGAGCATCCGAGCTGGATTCTCTCGGTGCAGGTCATGCCGTATGCCGATGCGAAGCAGTATCGCTTCAATCCGTTCGATCTGACGAAGACGTGGTCTCACAAGGACTACCCGCTGATCAAGGTGGGCAAGATGACGCTCAACCGGAATCCGGAGAACTTCTTCGCACAGATCGAGCAGGCGGCGTTCTCGCCCGGCAATACCGTGCCGGGCATCGGCCTGTCGCCCGACAAGATGCTGCTCGGACGTGCCTTCGCTTACAACGACGCGCAACGCAATCGCATCGGGACGAATTTCCATCAACTGCCGGTCAATCGTCCGAAGGTGCCGGTGCAGTCGTACATGTTCGACGGCCACATGACGTTCGAGCACAGTGGCAATGCGCCGACGTATGTGCCGAACAGCGGTGGGCGTCCCTACGCCGATCAGACCGGCCCGGCGGAGGACGGCTGGGCGTCGGACGGCGACATGGTGCGCAGCGCTTATACGCTGCACAAGGAAGACGACGACTTCTCGCAACCGGGCAATCTGGTGCGCAATGTGTTCGACGATGCGGCTCGCGCGCGTCTGGTCGAGACGGTGTCGGGCGCGCTGCTGGCCGGCGTGCGTAGCCCCGTGCTGGAGCGCGCGTTCGATTACTGGAAGCAGATCGACAAGGATGTCGGTGCACGCATTGAGGAAGCTGTGAAGCGCGCGAAGAAGTAG
- a CDS encoding DUF72 domain-containing protein, which translates to MTIRTGTSSWTDPTLIACGRFYPPGVDTPEARLRHYASKFDLVEVDSSYYRLPDAAVAWRWAQRTPPSFRFHIKAFRAFTGHTTTLAAFPADIAEALDANAGATTSAANTIAPDDIPAELRDELWRRYLEAVEPLRQSGQLSAIHFQFSPRVRNDKAGRALVFETARRLDGERHAIEFRHRSWFDTPSREAATLAMLRETGAAHTIVDSPGGFDNTVPAVWATTRDDLCVVRLHGRNADAWNRRGVVASSGRFVYEYSASELIDISARVQRIAAQADDTHVLFNTNHEDQGMKNASAFQRTLVDLARGKF; encoded by the coding sequence ATGACGATTCGCACCGGCACTTCGTCGTGGACCGATCCGACGCTCATTGCGTGCGGACGGTTTTACCCGCCGGGCGTCGATACGCCCGAGGCGCGGTTGCGTCATTACGCCTCGAAATTCGATCTGGTAGAGGTCGACAGCAGCTACTACCGTTTGCCCGATGCCGCTGTGGCATGGCGCTGGGCACAACGCACGCCGCCATCGTTTCGCTTTCACATCAAGGCATTTCGCGCGTTCACGGGGCATACGACGACCCTCGCCGCTTTCCCTGCCGATATCGCCGAAGCGCTTGACGCGAATGCCGGCGCCACGACATCCGCCGCGAACACCATCGCGCCAGACGACATCCCTGCCGAGCTGCGCGACGAACTCTGGCGACGCTATCTCGAAGCGGTCGAGCCGCTGCGTCAGAGCGGTCAACTGAGCGCGATTCACTTTCAATTCTCGCCACGGGTGCGTAACGACAAGGCGGGTCGGGCACTCGTCTTCGAGACGGCCCGACGCCTGGATGGCGAGCGGCACGCCATCGAATTTCGTCACCGTAGCTGGTTCGACACGCCCTCGCGCGAAGCCGCCACGCTCGCCATGCTGCGGGAGACGGGCGCGGCGCACACCATCGTCGACAGCCCCGGCGGATTCGACAACACCGTACCTGCGGTCTGGGCGACAACACGCGACGACCTGTGTGTCGTGCGCCTGCACGGCCGTAACGCCGACGCATGGAACCGGCGAGGCGTTGTCGCCTCATCCGGGCGCTTCGTCTACGAGTACAGCGCGAGCGAATTGATCGACATTTCCGCTCGCGTCCAGCGCATCGCAGCACAGGCCGACGATACGCACGTCCTGTTCAATACGAATCACGAGGATCAGGGCATGAAAAACGCGTCGGCATTTCAACGCACGCTCGTGGATCTGGCGCGCGGCAAATTCTAG